DNA from Mesorhizobium loti R88b:
TGTCGGCGTGCTGTAATGCGTCGGGTTGATGGTCGGCGGGATCACCGTCGCCTCGATGCCGAACTCTTTTTTGTAGGTGCGCGCGGTGAACTCGGAATTGGCGATGTAGAGTGCGCCGCGCAATTCGCGCAGATCGCCGCCGAGTTCATGGAACTCGACATTACGGAGATAGACGACCAGCGGCACGCCCTCGGCCTGCAGCGCCTTGCCCAGCGGAACCGACTTGTGACACTGGACCACCGCCACGTCAGGCTTCTGCCTGCCGACGGCAAAGCTTGCCGCGTCCCAGGGAAACCATGACCGGATCACCGGATAGCCGGGATGACTGTCGACGACCGCGGGTTGCCGAAGCAGTTTCATCTTGGCGCGCGCCTTGAGGCCGAACATTCCGTCGCCGAACAAAGCGGCGAGCACAGAGGCTTCATGCCCGTGTTCGATCAGCTGCTGCGCCAGATGATGCGTGCTGGACTGCACGCCGCCACCGAATTCGGGCGGATAGCCGTTGCCGCTGGCAAACAGGACTTTCATGAACCGGCTCCTTGTCGCATTCTGATATTCTGGCTCTCTTCTCCAAAGCGGCCTGACCGGCAGGCCACTTTCGCCTCACGCACTCTGCGGTGGATCAAGCGTCGCAAACGGGTTGGTGCATGACTGCCATCCCGTGAACCGGATCGGATCATCAGGCGAGCTGCGCCAGGCATAGTCCGTCAGCATGTGGAATTCGGCTACGGCCCAACGATCGAAATGCCTGAGATCGCGCCGCTTCTGCTTCGGCAGCAAGCCGCGTGCCTGTCCGAGCTTCGCCGTTTCGAGCAAGGTGATGGCATCGCTCAGTTTTTCACTGGGGAATATCCACGGGTTGCGATTGCGGAACTCGAGCACGAACTGCTGCAGATGCTCGATGCGCATGTTCAGCCTGCCGAGATATTTTTCGAGCGTGACGCGAACCAGATCCTCGTCCGAGAACGAGGAGACGGCCGCATAGGCAACACCGGTCGACGCTACGCCTCCCGCCAGGATGGCCAGTGCCGAGCGCCGTGTGACTTCGATCATCAGGCTGCTCCTCTCACGCGATCCGGCTCGCTGCCCGCAAGGACAAGGCTGCCGCGGTCAGGCTGGGGTTGGCGCAGGAGCAGCTCGGATAGGTGCTGGTGCCGACGACAACCAGGTTTCTCAACCGGTGATGGATCATGTTGCTGTCGATCACAGAATCAGCCGGACCGGTGCCCATTCTCAGCGTGCCCTGGACATGCGATTCCGTTGGCCGGATGCCACGGTCGAAGAGCTTTTCGACCGGCAGCGGCGAAAGCAGGCCAGGCAATTTGTCCAGCGCCCGGGCCATGCCCTTGACCGCGTAGTCCGACGGTGCCTTGAAGCTGACGAAAGCATTGTCGTCCTCGTCGAGGGTGACGAAATTCTCGTGATCGAGCAGGTTTTCGGTGACCACGACAAGTGGCAATGTCTGGCGCAGCCGACCCTTCTCGGCCCGCATCCCATGCTGCCAGCGGTTCTCGAAATAAACCAGTGCGGCTGCGTGCTCGGACCGGTGGGGACCGTCATAGAGGCCGAAATTCAGGCCGGTGGTGATGGTGCTGCCGTCGAAATTGTCGACGCCGTCGAGATAGACCTCAAAATTCCAGCCATAGGATTCATGCAGGCCGCGCCCGACGAATTCGTCTCCTAGGCCGGATCGCAGCATGATCGCCGCGCTCTGGATGGCATTGGCGCCGAGAATGAAGAGGTCGCCGCCGACCTGATACTCCTTGCCATCCTTCACGAAGGTGACCGAACGGACCGTGCCGCCGACATGATCGAGCCTGCGCACTTCCGCGCCGAGGCAAACTGAAACGTCGGGATGCTCGAAGACATGCATCAGGCCGTTGTTGACGGTGAATTTGGCGTCGACCGGACACAGCCAGCAGCGCAAATTGGCACAGCACGAGGTGCGTTGCGCCGTTGGTACCCTCGCCCGCGCAGTCGGCATGACGAAGTGCTGGTCGGGCTGGGCCGCCTTCATCATCTTGTCGGGCGTCGACATGCGATGCGGCGGTTGCGGAAACGGTTTCGAGCGCGGCAGCATCTGCGCCATGTCGGGATCGCCGGAGATCGACATGATCTCTTCGGCGTCGCAGTAGAACGGCTCGACATCGTCATAGCTGATCGGCCAGTCATTGCCGATGCCATAGGTGCTTTTCAGCCTGAAGTCGTTGGGATGGAAGCGTGGCGTCTGCGCGAACCAGCAGTTGGTGCCGCCGCCCAGCCCGATCGTGTAATTCCACGGCTTGTCTGAATTGGTTTTGTAGGTCGTTTCGTCGTCGATGTCGGTGTTGGCGTCCTGGTCGAGCTGCCATTCATGCGTGTTGTGGCGGCCCCATTCCAGAACCAGGATGCGCGCCTTGCGCCGCTTGGCGAACTCGTGCAGGAAGAAGGCCGAACCGAAGCCGGAACCGATCGCGACAACATCGAAATGATCCCTGGTGATTCGCTCGGGCTTTACGTCCAGCACCATCAGCCACAACACCTTTCCGCGCCGGGTGCGCGTGCCAGTTCCTGTTTGCTCTTCGCGTCCGGTCTCACGCCGCCAGTCTGCCTATCGAGTGGTATTCGATGCCGTGGCGCGCCACGACCTTGGGGTCATAGAGGTTGCGGCCGTCGAAGATGACCGGCGTGGTCAGCGCATCCTTCAACGCATCGAAGGACGGCGCGCGGAAACTCTTCCATTCGGTGGCGATGAGCAGCGCATCGGCGCCGCGCAAGGCCGCTTCCTTGGTGCCGCACAAAAGCAGGTCGTCGCGCAGGCCGTAGATGGCTTGGCATTCCTGCATCGCCTCGGGGTCATAAGCCTGCACGGCCGCACCGGCGTTCCAGAGCGCTTCCATCAGCACACGCGCCGGCGCTTCGCGCATGTCGTCGGTGTTGGGCTTGAAGGCCAGGCCCCACAGCGCAAAGGTCTTGCCCTTGAGACTACCCTTGAAATAGCGGTTCACCTTGTCGAACAGGACGGATTTCTGGTCGTTGTTGCGCTCCTCGACGGCGCGCAGCAGCTTGGCGTCGAATTTGACGCCCTCGGCGGTCTTGATCAGCGCGCGCACGTCCTTGGGGAAGCACGAGCCGCCATAGCCGAGACCCGGATAGATGAAGTGGTAGCCGATGCGCGGATCGCTGCCGATGCCCTTGCGCACCTCCTCGATGTCGGCGCCGAGCTGCTCGGCCAGATTGGCCATCTCGTTCATGAAGCTGATCTTGGTCGCCAGCATGCAGTTGGCGGCGTATTTCGTGAATTCGGCGCTGCGCACGTCCATCACGATCATCTTCTCGTGGTTGCGGTTGAAGGGCGCATAGAGCTCGCGCATCACCGCCTCCGTCTCTTCGCTGTCGGTGCCGACGATGATGCGGTCCGGCTTCATGCAATCGGCGACGGCCGAGCCTTCCTTGAGGAATTCGGGATTGGAGGCGACGTCGAAGCCCAGATCCTCGCGCCCCCTCTTCTTCAGCGTCTCGGCGATCCTGGCCTTGACCTTTTCGCAGGTGCCGACCGGCACGGTCGACTTACCGACGACGATCTTGGCGCTATCCATCTCGCGGCCGATGGTCTCGGCGACCGCGAGCACATATTTGAGATCGGCCGAACCATCCTCGCCGGGCGGCGTGCCGACCGCGATCATCTGGATTTCGCCGTGCCTGACGGCGGCGGCGGCATCGGTGGTGAACTTGATACGACCGGCGGCGTGGTTTTCCTTGACGAGGCTCTCAAGGCCCGGCTCGAAAATCGGGACGAAGCCCTGGTTGAGCCGTTCCACCTTGTTGGCGTCGATGTCGACGCAAACAACCTGGTGGCCAACCTCGGCAAGCACCGCGGCCTGCACGAGGCCGACATAGCCAATTCCAAACACCGTCAAGTTCATTCGGTTTCATTCCTGTCCAGGGCCGGGATCCGTTTTCGGTCCGGCCGATTCAATTCGTCTTTCCCAACTCTTTTACGCTGCATACGAGCGATTCTGGAAACTGACATGGCTCGCCAAGTGCTGTGAAGGCAACGCGTTCGACCTGCAGCGAAAGCTTGCGGCCGGGATCGGCGAATGTGCCCATCCAGCCCTTCAAGGTGTCGCTGCCCCAAAGGCTGAAGAAGATCTTCTGCGCATGGCTGGGCAGTTTTGTCGGATCGGTGATGGTGTTGACCAGCTGGCCGTTGACATACCAGCGCAGACTGTCCTTTTGCCAGACGAAGGCGTAGTCGTTGAAGGCCTTTTCGGTGCCGCCCGGCACGTCGACCAGCTTCTCGTTCTTGCCCTTGCCGTCGATATAGGCGTTGACCTGCACCTTGGAGGTGTCCTTGGTCAGGATCTCGAAATCGATCTCGTCCCAGGGCTGCTTGTCGGACGGGCCGATATAGGAGAAGAACGCCGCATTGAGACCGGAGCCGGCGTCGGTCTTCAGCCGTGCTTCGTAGGTGCCGTAGCCGAAGCGCTGCTTGGTCTGGATCTCGCCGCAAGCGAACTCACGATCCTTCAGCTTCTGCTTTTCGAAGCCAAGCGACAGCACCCCGTCGGAAAGCGCGACCAGCCCTTTCGACCAGTTGCAATTTTGATGGCTGCCGTTGTTCCAGCCGTCGGAGACATACCAGCGCGACCGATCGAAGCTTTTGAAATCATCGACGAAAGACGGGGCGGACTGGATATCCTGTGCATGGGCGGGAGCCGCCGGGAGGCTGCCAAGAGCGGCCAGCAACAGCGCCCCGATCAAACCCAACCGCCGCAGGCCGGTTTGCCGGGTCAGATGCGCGAAGGGCGATGTGTCATTTGCTGTCGTGGACGTGGTTTTCGGATCCGAATTCATACCAAACTCACCTTTGTGCTGTGTGTCCCCAACCCAAAGTCGACGTTTGAACCGCTTCCAAACGGGCCAACCTTGACCTCCTCTTTGACCTTCCCAAAGTCCCTTTCCTGCCTCGCATCACATCTTTGCAGCAGTTCCCGCGCCTTCACGGTCACGCCCGGCGGGTGCCCGCAGGCCTGCCGAAGTCGACCGCGGCGGCCGAATCGGAACTCCCATTTTCGTCGAAAACCATATCCAGCGAATGACGCAGTTCTTTCATCATGCCGTTCTGGCGCGAAAGCGCCGCGATGCGGCGCTCGCAATTCAGGATCGACTCCGTCAGTGCGCTGACTTCGGATGACCGCTTCTGCGAGGCCGAGCCGTTTTCCGTGGCTTCGACGAGGAAGGCCGCGTTGGTCGCCGTCTTGCGGTAGCGGCTCTCCAGGCCGGTTCTCTCAGCCTCGATCTCGGCGGAGATCTGCTCGAACAGCTTCGCCAGCCGATCGAGGCGCGCAATGTCGGCCTGCCGGTCGCGGGCCGGATCCCTTGATCTGAAGCCGAATATCGAGGCCATGGGCCTAAATTCCTGTCATCGCCGGCTTGCCTGCCGGACACCTGGCCGATCCCCGCAAGCGAGGCTGAAAAACTCGTACCGCGTCGTCCAACTCCGCTGACGGGAGATACTTCACCAATCCGATCGGGGGCCAGTTCGGTTGGTCGTCCAATTTGCTGCACCGCAACATAGACTGCCATCCCCGGAGCGATGAGGCAACCACTCAATTCATAAACTCATAAATCCGCCGGTAACGGTCCGCGCGGTGAGCTTGCCTCTTGGCGGCTGAACCGGGCATTCCCTGCGCTCTACCGCTCCTTGCCCGCACTGGTCCCGGCCATCAGGAAACGCAGCGGCGGCACATGTTTGTTCCCGGAGACAAGGCCAACGCGACGAAACAGCGCCGCGAGCTTGTCGGACGCGACGCCCTGGACGATGGGGACCAGGTTGGATTGACTTGCAAAGGCATAGGCAGCAGCCGAAGCCAGCCCGCGCTCGGCCTTCACGTCGAGGAAATTGCGCAGCCGATATTTGTCGCGCACATGCCGTTCATGCCGCCGCAGCACCGCTTTTGAGCCTTCCGGCAGGCTGTCGATCGCCAGCAGCGCCAGATCCGCATCGGCCAGCCGCTTCAGGTCCTGCGTCTTGTGGCGGCCGCTGAGCGAATCGGCGCGCACGATGGCACCATAGCCGCAGGAACGGATGACCTTGAACCTTGCCCCGTGGGCGACGGCGCGGGCGTAGAGTTCGTAATCCTCGCCCAGGCGCAAGCTCTCGTCGTAGCGCAATCCATGCCGGTCGAGGAAGGCACGGCTGATCACCGGCTTCAGAAAGCCAAGCTCGCCTCTTTGCACGTGGCGCCTGGAGATGTTGCCCTCGACGAAGCGCTCGAAATCGAGGAATTCCGGATCGGCGGCAAAATCCGGAGCGACGATTTTCGTCGCGTCGCGCGTCGCGTCGTCCCTGATGAGCATGATGTTGTCGGCCGCGAAATCCCAATCGGCGCCGGCAAACAGGGTGCGAAACCGGCCCTCGAGGAAGAAGTCGTCGGCGTCCAGAATGCTGATGAACGGCGCTTTTGAGCCGGCGATCGCGGCATTGCGGGCGAAGGAAGGGCCGCGATTGACGTCGAGGCGCATGACCTTGAGCCGTCCGCTGCCGTCGTCGGCGGCGCGGGCGACCTCAGCGGTATTGTCGGTGGAGCCGTCGTCAACAACGACGACCTCGGCCACCTCAGGTTCGCGCAACGCGGATGCGATGGCGACCGCGATGGTGCGCCCCGCATTTTTGGCCGCGATGATCACGCAGACCTCGGATTTCGTCATCGACATAGGTTCGCCTCTTGCACAGGTTCCGATATGCCCTCGCCCTGCACGTGTTCCGACACCTCCGCCATCACGGACTGGCCGGCCGTTCGAAGATGCGGCGGCTGATGTCCGCCGACGCTGCCCAGCCGGCTTCGGCGAGGTAGCGGACGGGAGCCCTGCCGCACAATTCCCACAACACGGTTCGCCGCTGCGGCCATCGCAGCGACGACAGCCATGGCGCGATGACCATGTTGAGCAGATCCTCATTGCCGATGCGCGACAGGATCGGCTTGGCCCGCTCGGACAAAAGCGTGCCGGTGCCGCCCAGCAACACGTCGGCGGCGCGCAGGCCGAGCAGCAGTGTATCGTCCAGCCCCTGGCTCACCGCCGCATCGAGCACGCGGCGCTGATCAGCCTCGTCGAGACGGTTGGCGCTGGCCCTGATATCGCAGACATAGCCGGCGCAGGGCTCTCGGTTGAACAGCGCCTTGGCGACGCTGATGCAGGACAGCATCAGCGTGTCGGCGGCCGAGGTGAACGGAACTTCAACGCCGGTGATCTCAACCAGCCGTTTGCGCCGCAGGAACCCATCGGCGTCACGCGGACTGGGCGAGCCGGGCTGCTGGAGGCGATAGTGAAGGTCGACCGTGGACGCTTTCGGGCCATTGCCGCGAATCATATGCTGCTCGCCAAGGAAACGAACCCACCAGACCGAGCGCGACTTGCCGGCAACCTCGTAGCCGATCGAGCGCAACACGTCGCGAGCCCTGGAAAAACCGGCGGGGGAAACCAGGATGTCGACATCGCCGGAAGGCTTCATGAAATGGTCGTCGTAGAGCAGATGCTGCTGGAACGGGCCTTTGAGAAAGACGAAATCGATCTGCCTGTCGCGCAGCGCCTGATGGATCGCCATCGAATCCATGAGGCAGGCGGCATTCATCGAAACCGTGCGTCGGCGATAGGTGTCGAGCCACTGGAAGAGTTCGGCCGGCCTGTCGCCCGCCGGCGCCCGCGACAGCGCCTTCAGAACGAAGGTGGCGACCTTGTTCAGCCTGGCGATGTCGCCGATGGCGGCGGCGGAGAGGGTTGGCGGCGACACGTCGCCGGCCGAGGCCGTCGGCCCGGAGAAATACAACCGCAGGCAGGCTTGTACATACGCGATCTCGTCGGCGCAGTCGGCGGCGCGCAGTCGTTCATAGGAACTTTCCGGCAAGGCCATTGAGCGCGTGGTCTCCAAAATGCGGTTTGCGCGACAGTTATGCTGCAAGTGCGAAGCAAAGCATCCTCAAAAACCTCGGCGCCGTAAAGTCTTTCCTTTCGCAGTGCGAAATTTTGCAACCAGAACGTTTGCCTAGCTTTCTGAAGATGGCGCAACATAAGGCTGAAATTCCGATCCGATCGAGGCACTTCAGCCAGCCATCGATACCGGCCGGCTAACAAAAATCCATCTTTTTAGCCTTGCCTAAAAAAGCGCCGGCGCTATGTACTTTTTATGCAAGCAAAATCAATTGCTTAAAGAATCACCAGCCGCGCGACCTAACTTCACCCGGTTTAAGCCCAATAGAGGCAGAATTTTGAGCAGTTCGCACACGCATGGTGACGCCCGCAACCCGTAATTGATTAACCAGAGGTAAATCAGGCTTGACTCATAAATGGTGCCATGCAGCTATTGCAGCGCAGCATGAAAGTGCTGACGGCACTCGACAGGCCGTTTCCAGTCCTCATTGGAGAGTAAAATGGAACAGAATGTTGAAAAGCATGAGTACGAAACGCCCAGCCTGACGGTACATGGTTCGATCGAAACCATCACCCAGGGTGGTGGCGGCAGCACGGCAATCGACGCGTCGTTTCCGGCGCACACCCCGATTGGCGATCTGACGTTCTCCTGAGACTAGCCTGATTCTGGAGGAGTGACGTTGGGCCTCCAGGATTGAAGACCGTGAATGGAGCCGGGGATGAAAATCCCCGACTTTCCCTTTTGAACTGACGACGCGTAGACCGTGTGTTTCAAACGAGGTTTTGGATGAACTGGAACCCATCCGAGCGCGATAATGTGAGCGCCACGAAGGATGCCGTGGCTTGCGACTTCGGTGAAGGCCTCGCGCTCCTCAATCTTAAATCCAATATTTATTACAGCCTCAACGGCGTCGGCGCGTTCATCTGGGAGCTGATCCAGGAGCCGAAGTCGATCGCCGATATCCGTGGCGCTGTGCTTGCGCGCTACAATGTCGACGCCGAGCGCTGCAAGGCCGACGTCGACGCCTTGCTGAAAGGCCTGGCCGAAAACGGACTTGCGAGGCTGCACAATGAGGCACTTGTCTAGGCCGGTTCCGCAAAAGGCCGTGGTTTCTCGGCAAAGACCTGCGGCGGAAAGACGTCCGAGGCCAGCGAACCGTCGGCCCCGCAAGCCGGGCTTGACCAGGGTTCTCTTCCTGAGCGGCTCGGAAGCACTCTTCCTTTGCCATTGCCTGCTAGTGGTCACGACCGTCCGGCTTGGGCTGACGTTGTTTTCGTACAACCGTGTTCGCGGCATGGTGACCCGGCTCAACGCGCACCAGTGCGCAAGCATGGGCGAGTTGCGGCTCGTCGCCTGGGGGGTTGCCGCGGCCGCACGGTTCGTGCCGCGCGCCTCTTGCCTCACCCAGGCGCTTTCGGGCCAATACATTCTCGCGCGCCAGGGCAATGCCTCCAACATCCGCATCGGTATCGAACGCGGCACCGGCCAGCAACTGAAAGCGCATGCCTGGCTGGTCAGCGACAACCATGTCGTGCTTGGCGGCTCCATCGATGGTTTCGCGCATCTGGTAGACCACGGCAGCCGATGAGCGGCGTGGCCGGAATCCTGCTGCGACAGGAGCCCGCGCCGGCGGACGCAGCGACCGACATCCAACGGATGCTGGCACGCATGCGTCATCGCGGCCCTGACGGAAATTCATGGTGGCTGGACAGCGGCATCGCGCTTGGCCACGCCTGGCTGAACACGACCGATGAAGCCGGCCCCGGCCCGCTGACCATGGCCGGCGGCAAGCTCGCCATCACCGCCGATTGCCGGCTGGACAATCGCGACGAGCTGATGGCGAGGCTCGGCATACGCGACAGGTCGGTTGCGGACGCGACATTGCTGATGCGGGCCTATCTGCGCTGGGGGGAAGCCAGCCCCGTGCATCTGCAAGGCGATTTCGCCTTTGCCATCTGGGACGCCGAGCGGCAGCTGTTGTTTTGCGCGCGCGACCATTTCGGGGTCAAGCCATTCTACTACCACGCAGCGGACCGGCGCTTTGCCTTCGCCTCCGAGATCGGGCCCATGCTTGACCTCGACGGGATTGGCGCGCGCATCAGCGAGCGCAGCATTTCGGGGTTCCTGGCCGGACTTCCCGACGAC
Protein-coding regions in this window:
- a CDS encoding GMC oxidoreductase, which codes for MVLDVKPERITRDHFDVVAIGSGFGSAFFLHEFAKRRKARILVLEWGRHNTHEWQLDQDANTDIDDETTYKTNSDKPWNYTIGLGGGTNCWFAQTPRFHPNDFRLKSTYGIGNDWPISYDDVEPFYCDAEEIMSISGDPDMAQMLPRSKPFPQPPHRMSTPDKMMKAAQPDQHFVMPTARARVPTAQRTSCCANLRCWLCPVDAKFTVNNGLMHVFEHPDVSVCLGAEVRRLDHVGGTVRSVTFVKDGKEYQVGGDLFILGANAIQSAAIMLRSGLGDEFVGRGLHESYGWNFEVYLDGVDNFDGSTITTGLNFGLYDGPHRSEHAAALVYFENRWQHGMRAEKGRLRQTLPLVVVTENLLDHENFVTLDEDDNAFVSFKAPSDYAVKGMARALDKLPGLLSPLPVEKLFDRGIRPTESHVQGTLRMGTGPADSVIDSNMIHHRLRNLVVVGTSTYPSCSCANPSLTAAALSLRAASRIA
- a CDS encoding UDP-glucose dehydrogenase family protein, with protein sequence MNLTVFGIGYVGLVQAAVLAEVGHQVVCVDIDANKVERLNQGFVPIFEPGLESLVKENHAAGRIKFTTDAAAAVRHGEIQMIAVGTPPGEDGSADLKYVLAVAETIGREMDSAKIVVGKSTVPVGTCEKVKARIAETLKKRGREDLGFDVASNPEFLKEGSAVADCMKPDRIIVGTDSEETEAVMRELYAPFNRNHEKMIVMDVRSAEFTKYAANCMLATKISFMNEMANLAEQLGADIEEVRKGIGSDPRIGYHFIYPGLGYGGSCFPKDVRALIKTAEGVKFDAKLLRAVEERNNDQKSVLFDKVNRYFKGSLKGKTFALWGLAFKPNTDDMREAPARVLMEALWNAGAAVQAYDPEAMQECQAIYGLRDDLLLCGTKEAALRGADALLIATEWKSFRAPSFDALKDALTTPVIFDGRNLYDPKVVARHGIEYHSIGRLAA
- a CDS encoding family 16 glycosylhydrolase codes for the protein MNSDPKTTSTTANDTSPFAHLTRQTGLRRLGLIGALLLAALGSLPAAPAHAQDIQSAPSFVDDFKSFDRSRWYVSDGWNNGSHQNCNWSKGLVALSDGVLSLGFEKQKLKDREFACGEIQTKQRFGYGTYEARLKTDAGSGLNAAFFSYIGPSDKQPWDEIDFEILTKDTSKVQVNAYIDGKGKNEKLVDVPGGTEKAFNDYAFVWQKDSLRWYVNGQLVNTITDPTKLPSHAQKIFFSLWGSDTLKGWMGTFADPGRKLSLQVERVAFTALGEPCQFPESLVCSVKELGKTN
- a CDS encoding glycosyltransferase family 2 protein, with translation MSMTKSEVCVIIAAKNAGRTIAVAIASALREPEVAEVVVVDDGSTDNTAEVARAADDGSGRLKVMRLDVNRGPSFARNAAIAGSKAPFISILDADDFFLEGRFRTLFAGADWDFAADNIMLIRDDATRDATKIVAPDFAADPEFLDFERFVEGNISRRHVQRGELGFLKPVISRAFLDRHGLRYDESLRLGEDYELYARAVAHGARFKVIRSCGYGAIVRADSLSGRHKTQDLKRLADADLALLAIDSLPEGSKAVLRRHERHVRDKYRLRNFLDVKAERGLASAAAYAFASQSNLVPIVQGVASDKLAALFRRVGLVSGNKHVPPLRFLMAGTSAGKER
- a CDS encoding nucleotidyltransferase family protein; translated protein: MALPESSYERLRAADCADEIAYVQACLRLYFSGPTASAGDVSPPTLSAAAIGDIARLNKVATFVLKALSRAPAGDRPAELFQWLDTYRRRTVSMNAACLMDSMAIHQALRDRQIDFVFLKGPFQQHLLYDDHFMKPSGDVDILVSPAGFSRARDVLRSIGYEVAGKSRSVWWVRFLGEQHMIRGNGPKASTVDLHYRLQQPGSPSPRDADGFLRRKRLVEITGVEVPFTSAADTLMLSCISVAKALFNREPCAGYVCDIRASANRLDEADQRRVLDAAVSQGLDDTLLLGLRAADVLLGGTGTLLSERAKPILSRIGNEDLLNMVIAPWLSSLRWPQRRTVLWELCGRAPVRYLAEAGWAASADISRRIFERPASP
- a CDS encoding lasso peptide, whose product is MEQNVEKHEYETPSLTVHGSIETITQGGGGSTAIDASFPAHTPIGDLTFS
- a CDS encoding PqqD family protein, coding for MNWNPSERDNVSATKDAVACDFGEGLALLNLKSNIYYSLNGVGAFIWELIQEPKSIADIRGAVLARYNVDAERCKADVDALLKGLAENGLARLHNEALV
- a CDS encoding lasso peptide biosynthesis B2 protein — translated: MTRVLFLSGSEALFLCHCLLVVTTVRLGLTLFSYNRVRGMVTRLNAHQCASMGELRLVAWGVAAAARFVPRASCLTQALSGQYILARQGNASNIRIGIERGTGQQLKAHAWLVSDNHVVLGGSIDGFAHLVDHGSR